The Cicer arietinum cultivar CDC Frontier isolate Library 1 unplaced genomic scaffold, Cicar.CDCFrontier_v2.0 Ca_scaffold_3205_v2.0, whole genome shotgun sequence sequence GGTGGTTTTGGTGGTGTTTATAAAGGCTATTTAAAAGACATAGATTCAAATGTTGCTATAAAGAGAATATCAAGAGAATCCAAACAAGGAATAAAGGAATATGCAAGTGAAGTGAAAATCATTAGCCAACTAAGGCATAGAAATTTAGTACAACTAATTGGTTGGTGTCATAGAAAAAAAGACTTACTCCTTATATATGAATTCATGCAAAATGGTAGCTTAGATTCACACTTATATCGCGGAAAAAGCGTATTAGCATGGCACATGAGGTACAACATTGCAATGGATTTAGCTtcagcgttgttgtatcttcaTGAAGAATGGGAATAATGCGTGCTACATAGAGATATTAAATCAAGCAACATTATGTTGGACACAAATTTCAATGCTAAAGTCGGCGATTTCGGGTTTGCAAGACTAGTTGATCATGAAAAAGGCTCACAAACAACAGTTATAGCTGGTACAATGGGATATTTAGCACCTGAATATTTCACAACAGGTAAAGCTACAAAGGAATCTGATATATATAGTTTTGGAATTGTTTCATTGGAGTTAGTTAGCGGAAGAAAACCAGTTGATCTTAATGCAAAGGAAGACCAAATGGCTATATATGATTGGGTTTGGGAACTTTATAGATTAGGAAGGtttgttgaagttgttgatACAAAA is a genomic window containing:
- the LOC101508664 gene encoding LOW QUALITY PROTEIN: L-type lectin-domain containing receptor kinase IX.1-like (The sequence of the model RefSeq protein was modified relative to this genomic sequence to represent the inferred CDS: substituted 1 base at 1 genomic stop codon), producing MDDEFQKGTGPKRFCYNKLASAKNNFEESQKIGQGGFGGVYKGYLKDIDSNVAIKRISRESKQGIKEYASEVKIISQLRHRNLVQLIGWCHRKKDLLLIYEFMQNGSLDSHLYRGKSVLAWHMRYNIAMDLASALLYLHEEWEXCVLHRDIKSSNIMLDTNFNAKVGDFGFARLVDHEKGSQTTVIAGTMGYLAPEYFTTGKATKESDIYSFGIVSLELVSGRKPVDLNAKEDQMAIYDWVWELYRLGRFVEVVDTKLGGVFDEMKMERLVVVGLWCANPNYSLRPSVRQLIQVLKFEAALPILPL